From Heliomicrobium modesticaldum Ice1, a single genomic window includes:
- a CDS encoding GGDEF domain-containing protein, protein MEYFVIGMSAVVLLFLTYRWQEGRRHSAYSGDRLKQTALLERRLAELEGQVARLALERDEALRTIESQRMAQEELDELTRQNYILHEINRAINTTVDEGEIVTIILQAMVTLTGAESASIILFDGEDVRIVSHCGFAEGEPESLSEAFRESIAWQVLTTGQPFIHGDPGEYRRYRPSLANYVASIPLTFIKEVIGCINIHSMGPRYLLTPSKAEILQILAGQAALALKNASMYHQLKQQNEYFARQAVTDGLTGLYNHRYFQQCLQELMKERPVTLLLFDIDHFKGFNDTYGHPCGDEILRQIAHILRSQLGPQEVAARYGGEEFAVILPDADLRRGIERAEQIRQAVANFCFRNPDRTLCLNITVSIGVSEKLAGWDKSRLIEAADRALYRAKEQGRNRVCADLDREMSVEAG, encoded by the coding sequence ATGGAATACTTTGTCATCGGAATGAGCGCCGTCGTCCTGCTTTTTCTCACCTACCGGTGGCAAGAGGGGCGGCGGCATTCGGCATACAGCGGCGACCGTTTAAAACAGACGGCGCTCCTGGAACGGAGATTGGCCGAGCTGGAGGGACAAGTCGCCCGTCTCGCTCTCGAACGGGATGAGGCCTTGCGGACCATCGAGTCCCAGCGGATGGCCCAGGAGGAACTGGACGAGTTGACCCGTCAGAATTACATCCTCCACGAGATCAACCGGGCCATCAACACCACTGTCGATGAAGGAGAGATCGTCACCATCATCCTGCAGGCGATGGTGACGTTGACAGGTGCCGAATCGGCGTCGATCATCCTTTTTGATGGGGAAGATGTGCGGATTGTCAGCCATTGCGGTTTTGCTGAGGGGGAGCCAGAAAGTCTGTCCGAGGCGTTTCGAGAGAGCATCGCCTGGCAGGTGCTTACGACCGGGCAGCCCTTCATCCATGGCGATCCCGGCGAGTACCGTCGGTACCGTCCGTCGCTGGCCAACTATGTCGCTTCCATCCCTTTGACTTTCATTAAAGAAGTCATCGGTTGCATCAACATCCATTCCATGGGACCGCGCTACCTGCTCACCCCTTCGAAAGCGGAGATCCTGCAGATCCTGGCCGGCCAGGCCGCGCTCGCCTTGAAAAACGCCAGCATGTACCATCAGCTGAAACAACAGAATGAATACTTCGCTCGGCAGGCGGTCACAGACGGCTTGACGGGCTTGTACAACCACCGCTATTTTCAACAGTGTTTGCAGGAACTGATGAAGGAACGGCCGGTCACTTTGCTGCTGTTTGATATCGATCATTTCAAAGGCTTCAACGACACCTACGGTCATCCCTGCGGCGACGAAATCCTCCGGCAGATCGCTCACATCCTGCGCAGCCAGCTGGGACCGCAGGAGGTTGCCGCCCGTTATGGCGGTGAAGAGTTTGCCGTCATTCTGCCGGATGCTGATCTCCGTCGTGGGATTGAACGGGCGGAACAAATCCGTCAGGCTGTGGCGAATTTCTGTTTCCGGAACCCTGATCGAACCTTGTGCCTGAATATAACCGTCAGCATCGGCGTTTCTGAAAAATTGGCCGGTTGGGACAAGTCGCGATTGATTGAAGCGGCGGATCGCGCCCTTTACCGGGCCAAGGAACAGGGACGCAACCGCGTCTGCGCTGACTTGGACCGGGAGATGTCTGTGGAAGCCGGCTGA
- a CDS encoding putative DNA-binding protein, with the protein MEKLTRMALLNDFYGQLLTERQRQVLSLYYEDNFSLAEIAEEFSVTRQAVFDLLKRAEKILLGYEDKLGLVKRWQDERRRLSEVLAELRRCHGDGDWGRLEGAILRLQEMLDESGGATDGHV; encoded by the coding sequence TTGGAAAAACTGACGCGGATGGCCCTGCTCAACGACTTCTACGGTCAACTGTTGACGGAACGTCAGCGACAGGTCCTATCCCTTTATTATGAGGATAATTTCTCCCTGGCGGAAATTGCCGAGGAGTTCTCCGTGACGCGCCAAGCTGTATTCGACTTGTTGAAGCGGGCTGAGAAGATCCTTCTGGGCTATGAAGACAAGCTGGGATTGGTCAAGCGCTGGCAGGACGAACGGCGCCGACTGTCGGAAGTTTTGGCAGAGCTGCGACGCTGTCATGGAGACGGCGATTGGGGACGGTTGGAAGGGGCCATCCTCCGTCTGCAGGAAATGCTCGACGAAAGCGGGGGAGCCACCGATGGCCATGTTTGA
- the ffh gene encoding signal recognition particle protein gives MFEGLAEKLQNTLKKLRGKGKVSEADVAEAMREVRMALLAADVSLKVVKDFVARVKERAVGQEVLESLTPGQQVVKVVYEELVALMGGTSSKLTLSPKPPTVVMLVGLQGAGKTTTVSKLGLFLRKQGRRPLLVACDVYRPAAVKQLQVLGNQLDLPVFSMGTGVSPVDIAKGAVEHAVAHGRDMVLLDTAGRLHINEELMEELKSIKSAVRPHEILLVVDAMTGQDAVNVAESFHGQLGLDGVILTKLDGDARGGAALSVKAVTGCPIKFAGMGEKPDALEQFHPDRMASRILGMGDVLTLIEKAQASIDAQVAKDMEQRLRKAEFTLEDFLVQIQQMKKMGPLDQLMGMMPGMNKMKALKGVQIDDKDMKHVEAIILSMTPEERRNPQILKDSRKRRIARGSGTSVQQVNNLLKTFEQTRKIFKQFADMRGGKGPGKGPGGKKGLFRMPFMK, from the coding sequence ATGTTTGAAGGATTGGCGGAAAAACTGCAGAACACCTTGAAAAAGCTGCGCGGCAAGGGGAAGGTGTCGGAGGCCGATGTCGCTGAGGCGATGCGGGAGGTCCGCATGGCCCTGCTGGCGGCTGACGTAAGTCTGAAGGTTGTCAAGGATTTTGTGGCTCGTGTCAAGGAGCGGGCTGTCGGTCAAGAGGTGTTGGAAAGCCTGACGCCCGGCCAGCAGGTTGTCAAGGTGGTCTATGAAGAACTGGTCGCCCTGATGGGAGGGACCTCATCGAAGCTGACCTTGTCGCCGAAACCGCCGACGGTGGTCATGCTCGTGGGCCTGCAAGGTGCCGGAAAGACAACGACTGTGTCCAAACTCGGCTTGTTCCTGCGCAAACAGGGGCGCCGCCCCCTCTTGGTGGCCTGTGATGTCTACCGCCCTGCTGCTGTGAAACAGCTCCAGGTCTTGGGCAATCAACTGGACCTGCCTGTCTTTTCCATGGGTACGGGCGTCAGCCCTGTCGACATCGCTAAGGGTGCCGTGGAGCATGCTGTCGCCCACGGCCGTGACATGGTCCTGTTGGACACAGCCGGTCGTTTACACATCAACGAAGAGCTGATGGAGGAACTGAAATCGATCAAGTCCGCTGTCCGCCCCCATGAGATCCTGCTCGTCGTGGATGCCATGACCGGTCAGGATGCCGTCAACGTGGCCGAATCTTTTCACGGGCAACTGGGACTTGACGGGGTGATTCTGACTAAACTGGATGGCGACGCCCGCGGCGGCGCCGCCCTGTCTGTCAAAGCGGTCACCGGCTGTCCGATCAAGTTCGCCGGCATGGGTGAAAAACCGGATGCCTTGGAGCAGTTCCACCCCGATCGGATGGCCTCGCGCATCCTAGGGATGGGCGATGTGCTCACCCTGATCGAGAAGGCGCAGGCCAGTATCGACGCCCAAGTGGCCAAAGACATGGAACAGCGGCTGCGCAAGGCCGAGTTTACTTTGGAAGATTTCCTGGTTCAGATTCAACAGATGAAAAAGATGGGGCCTCTGGACCAACTGATGGGCATGATGCCAGGTATGAACAAGATGAAGGCCCTTAAAGGTGTGCAGATCGACGATAAAGACATGAAACATGTGGAGGCCATCATCTTGTCCATGACGCCGGAGGAGCGGCGCAATCCCCAGATCCTCAAGGACAGCCGCAAGCGACGCATCGCCCGCGGTTCCGGCACATCAGTCCAGCAGGTGAACAACCTGCTCAAGACCTTCGAACAGACGCGCAAGATCTTTAAGCAGTTTGCCGACATGCGCGGCGGCAAGGGGCCTGGCAAAGGTCCCGGCGGCAAGAAGGGCTTGTTCCGGATGCCTTTCATGAAGTAG
- the rpsP gene encoding 30S ribosomal protein S16, which produces MATRIRLKRLGMKKAPFYRVVVADSRSPRDGRFIEEIGYYNPTKEPAILQIDEEKAIKWLSSGAQPSDTVKALLNKAGILDKMAEKKAQA; this is translated from the coding sequence TTGGCAACTCGTATTCGTCTCAAACGCCTGGGTATGAAAAAAGCTCCCTTCTACCGGGTCGTTGTCGCCGATTCCCGTTCTCCCCGGGATGGGCGTTTTATTGAAGAGATTGGTTACTACAACCCCACCAAAGAACCGGCCATCCTGCAGATCGACGAGGAAAAAGCGATCAAATGGCTGTCCAGCGGGGCGCAACCTTCGGATACCGTCAAGGCCTTGTTGAACAAGGCCGGGATCCTGGACAAAATGGCGGAGAAAAAAGCGCAAGCGTAA
- a CDS encoding KH domain-containing protein translates to MKELVEVLAKALVDRPEAVQVTQTETEKQVVIELRVAPEDMGKVIGKQGKIAKAIRTMVKAAAARDGRRVLVEIL, encoded by the coding sequence GTGAAAGAGTTGGTAGAGGTTCTGGCCAAAGCCTTGGTCGATCGACCGGAAGCCGTGCAGGTGACCCAGACGGAGACGGAGAAGCAGGTTGTCATCGAGCTTCGCGTCGCTCCTGAAGACATGGGCAAGGTCATTGGCAAACAGGGCAAGATTGCTAAGGCGATCCGCACGATGGTCAAAGCGGCCGCCGCCAGGGATGGCCGGCGCGTCTTGGTTGAAATCCTTTGA
- the rimM gene encoding ribosome maturation factor RimM (Essential for efficient processing of 16S rRNA), with product MAKRVRVGQIVNTQGVRGQVRLWPLTEKPSRFNEIKRVFVEAPPQGAPEVLTITSAHPLKKLVIVSFQEISDMTQAERLKGCYLTIPVEEVPAPEPDSYYHFQLEGLSVFTEAGERLGQIEEILETGSNDVYVVRQASPPGEVLIPALKSVVLKVDLAAGTMTVRLPDGLR from the coding sequence ATGGCGAAGCGTGTCCGGGTAGGGCAGATCGTCAACACACAGGGGGTGCGCGGGCAGGTCCGCCTGTGGCCCTTGACGGAAAAACCGTCGCGGTTTAATGAAATAAAACGGGTGTTTGTGGAAGCGCCACCTCAGGGAGCGCCGGAGGTGTTGACGATCACCAGCGCCCACCCTCTGAAGAAACTGGTGATCGTCAGTTTTCAAGAGATCAGCGACATGACCCAGGCGGAGCGGCTCAAGGGCTGCTACCTGACCATTCCCGTTGAGGAAGTGCCGGCGCCGGAACCAGATAGCTACTACCATTTTCAATTGGAAGGGCTTTCTGTCTTCACGGAAGCGGGAGAGCGGCTGGGTCAGATCGAAGAGATCCTGGAGACGGGAAGCAACGATGTCTACGTGGTGCGACAAGCGTCGCCTCCGGGAGAGGTACTCATCCCGGCCCTTAAGTCGGTAGTCCTAAAGGTAGATTTGGCTGCAGGAACGATGACCGTGCGACTCCCCGATGGGCTGCGCTGA
- the trmD gene encoding tRNA (guanosine(37)-N1)-methyltransferase TrmD, producing MKIDVLTIFPEMFTGPMDVSIIGRAREKGILSFNAHDVRAYTTNKHRRVDDTPFGGGAGMVMNAQPFFDALAAILGPRELRDPLRSRVVLLTPQGAVFSQAKARELSGLQQLVLICGRYEGIDDRVRQAWVDEEISIGDYVLTGGELPAMVVIDAVVRLLPGALGDETSAEEESFSDGLLEYPQYTKPALFRGMEAPPELLSGHHAAIRRWRRKEAFKRTYQNRPELLIGRPLPFDDQVLLAEALRELGLDAEIPEKPKKKRAKGREPRT from the coding sequence ATGAAGATTGATGTCTTGACGATTTTTCCGGAGATGTTCACAGGCCCGATGGATGTCAGCATCATCGGGCGGGCGAGGGAGAAGGGAATCCTTTCATTCAATGCCCACGACGTGCGGGCTTATACGACGAACAAACACCGGCGCGTCGATGACACCCCTTTCGGCGGCGGTGCCGGCATGGTGATGAACGCGCAGCCCTTTTTCGACGCCCTAGCGGCGATCTTAGGTCCCCGGGAACTGCGAGATCCCTTGCGGTCACGGGTGGTGCTGCTGACGCCTCAGGGGGCTGTCTTTAGTCAGGCCAAGGCGCGTGAACTCTCGGGCTTGCAACAATTGGTGCTGATCTGCGGTCGCTATGAAGGCATCGATGACCGGGTGCGCCAGGCCTGGGTCGATGAAGAGATCTCCATCGGCGATTATGTGCTCACTGGCGGCGAATTGCCTGCGATGGTGGTCATCGACGCCGTGGTCCGCCTGCTGCCGGGCGCCCTGGGTGACGAGACCTCCGCTGAGGAAGAGTCCTTCAGCGATGGCCTGCTCGAATACCCCCAGTACACAAAACCGGCGCTCTTTCGCGGGATGGAGGCGCCGCCGGAACTGCTGAGCGGTCACCATGCGGCGATCCGGCGCTGGCGGCGCAAGGAGGCTTTCAAACGGACCTACCAAAACCGCCCGGAACTGCTCATCGGCCGGCCCTTGCCTTTTGATGATCAGGTGCTGTTGGCGGAGGCGCTGCGTGAACTGGGCCTCGACGCTGAGATCCCGGAGAAGCCAAAGAAGAAACGCGCTAAGGGGAGGGAGCCGCGCACGTGA
- a CDS encoding RNA methyltransferase, whose protein sequence is MNLQDVRLYIGLVHYPVYNKRMQVIATSVTNLDLHDISRSATTYDVAGYFVIHPHQAQQRLVGEILRYWMEGYGAEYNPDRREALERLKVTATLEEAMAVIEEKEGRRPKIITTDARTYDNSVGYRQMRERFVAEEGPWLLLFGTGFGMEREMMLQADYILYPVWGRGSYNHLSVRAAAAIILDRLLGEPWFEGDFCVPCSATESSE, encoded by the coding sequence GTGAACCTGCAGGATGTTCGCCTCTATATCGGTCTTGTCCACTACCCCGTCTATAACAAACGGATGCAGGTCATCGCCACATCGGTGACCAACCTGGATCTCCACGATATCTCCCGCAGCGCCACCACCTATGATGTGGCCGGCTATTTTGTCATCCACCCCCATCAAGCGCAGCAGCGCCTGGTCGGCGAGATCCTGCGCTATTGGATGGAAGGCTACGGCGCCGAATACAACCCAGACCGCAGGGAGGCCCTAGAACGGCTGAAGGTGACAGCGACGCTGGAAGAGGCGATGGCGGTCATCGAGGAAAAAGAGGGGCGGCGCCCGAAGATCATCACGACCGACGCCCGGACTTACGATAACTCAGTCGGTTACCGGCAGATGCGGGAAAGGTTCGTCGCCGAAGAGGGCCCCTGGCTCTTGCTCTTCGGCACCGGCTTCGGTATGGAGCGCGAGATGATGCTGCAGGCCGATTATATCCTCTACCCGGTTTGGGGGCGGGGGTCTTACAACCATTTGTCGGTGCGGGCGGCGGCGGCGATCATTCTGGATCGGCTGCTGGGGGAGCCGTGGTTTGAGGGTGACTTTTGCGTGCCCTGTAGCGCTACCGAGTCGTCAGAGTAA
- the rplS gene encoding 50S ribosomal protein L19, protein MQDIIRQIEAEQLRKDIPDFKPGDTVKVHVKVVEGNRERIQLFEGIVIKRRGGGLSETFTVRRVSYGVAVERTFLVHSPRLDKIEVVRRGRVRRAKLYYLRDLSGKAARIRDKR, encoded by the coding sequence ATGCAAGATATTATTCGCCAGATCGAAGCGGAGCAACTGCGAAAGGATATCCCTGATTTCAAACCGGGCGACACTGTCAAGGTGCACGTCAAGGTTGTGGAAGGAAACCGGGAACGGATCCAGTTGTTTGAAGGGATCGTCATCAAGCGCCGCGGCGGTGGTCTCAGTGAGACCTTCACCGTTCGCCGCGTCTCTTACGGTGTTGCCGTAGAGCGGACCTTCCTCGTTCACTCCCCGCGCCTCGACAAGATAGAGGTTGTTCGCCGCGGACGCGTGCGCCGGGCCAAGTTGTACTACCTGCGCGACCTCTCCGGCAAAGCGGCTCGGATTCGAGACAAACGGTAG
- the lepB gene encoding signal peptidase I: MEEIQQPKESALSKEAKPQKSAVREIAEAVLVAVALAFLIRYFLFQPFYIPSGSMEPTLKPLDRIIVSKVNYWFSEPALGQIIVFRYPVDPSRDFVKRVIAVGGETVKIRNNQVYVNDRPIPEPYLPPNLRMSDYGPVTVPEGKFFVMGDNRNHSDDSRIWGFVPRDNVIGQAVFLYWPFDRIRTLGGT; this comes from the coding sequence GTGGAAGAGATTCAGCAACCGAAGGAGTCTGCACTGTCAAAGGAAGCGAAACCGCAGAAGTCGGCTGTTCGGGAGATCGCCGAAGCCGTGCTGGTGGCCGTCGCGCTGGCCTTTCTGATCCGCTATTTCCTCTTTCAACCCTTCTATATCCCCTCCGGTTCGATGGAACCGACTTTAAAGCCGTTGGACAGGATCATTGTCAGCAAGGTCAACTACTGGTTTTCCGAGCCGGCGCTCGGCCAGATCATCGTCTTTCGCTACCCTGTCGATCCCAGCCGTGACTTTGTCAAGCGGGTCATCGCTGTCGGAGGCGAAACGGTCAAGATTCGCAACAACCAGGTGTACGTCAATGATCGGCCAATCCCGGAACCTTATCTGCCGCCGAACCTGCGCATGAGCGATTACGGCCCCGTCACTGTGCCGGAAGGTAAGTTCTTTGTCATGGGGGATAACCGGAATCACTCCGATGACAGCCGGATATGGGGGTTCGTGCCGAGGGACAATGTGATCGGACAGGCTGTTTTTCTCTACTGGCCTTTTGATCGGATCCGAACGCTTGGAGGAACGTGA
- the ylqF gene encoding ribosome biogenesis GTPase YlqF, translating to MTLSGIQWFPGHMARAQRQVGEDLAKVDLALELVDARIPLSSRNPDIDRILGEKPRIILLNKADLAEPAATRCFIDYFRLQSIPALSIDAVSGEGVRAIAPLVEQTLKPLIQRWRQRGMRPRAFRAMVVGIPNVGKSSLINRLAGRHRTVTADRPGVTRGPQWVRIGQKLELLDTPGILWPKFEDPLVGFKLSATGAVSDLVVQVQEVAQFILQFLSDVAPQSVAERYGFQMGEIADVEWLDAVARRRGFLGSGGVLDREKAAIHVLSDFRSGKLGRHTLDKPVG from the coding sequence GTGACTTTGAGTGGTATTCAATGGTTTCCCGGCCATATGGCCCGGGCGCAGCGTCAGGTGGGTGAAGACCTGGCCAAGGTCGATCTGGCGCTTGAACTGGTTGACGCGCGGATCCCTCTCAGCAGCCGCAACCCTGATATCGATCGGATACTCGGAGAAAAGCCTCGCATCATTCTGCTGAATAAGGCCGACTTGGCTGAACCGGCGGCGACGAGATGTTTTATCGACTATTTTCGTTTGCAGTCCATTCCGGCCCTGTCCATCGACGCCGTTTCTGGAGAAGGTGTACGGGCGATCGCGCCTCTTGTCGAACAGACGCTAAAACCCCTCATTCAACGGTGGCGGCAGCGGGGAATGCGGCCTCGCGCCTTTCGGGCCATGGTGGTCGGCATCCCCAATGTGGGCAAATCGTCGCTGATCAATCGCCTGGCCGGTCGGCACAGGACGGTGACAGCCGATCGCCCCGGTGTGACCCGCGGCCCCCAGTGGGTGCGCATCGGTCAGAAATTGGAGTTGCTTGATACGCCGGGAATACTCTGGCCTAAGTTTGAAGACCCTCTCGTTGGTTTCAAGCTATCGGCCACAGGCGCCGTCAGTGACCTCGTCGTCCAGGTGCAAGAGGTAGCTCAGTTTATTCTTCAGTTTCTCTCTGACGTGGCGCCGCAATCCGTAGCAGAGCGGTATGGTTTTCAAATGGGCGAGATCGCCGACGTAGAATGGCTGGACGCTGTGGCGCGCCGCCGGGGATTCTTGGGTTCCGGCGGGGTATTGGACCGCGAAAAGGCGGCGATTCATGTGCTCAGCGACTTTCGCTCCGGCAAGCTCGGACGACACACACTGGACAAGCCAGTCGGATAA
- a CDS encoding polysaccharide deacetylase family protein, producing the protein MNSLFRSLALFLLFGIMGYLFLQPLSVVPDEQVPARFGTSSKGATEKYGWGFVRSENENPPYVPEWQKKQLQEYGAAYMGDNSRKAVAITFDMGYELEGATPRILDTLAAHNAKATFFLAGHWVKTQPDLLRRMIAEGHTVANHTWNHLSLPDISTEKLTEEILSLHRDIQQASCTDYQAKYLRPPRGEYSRKSLESTKNLGYRTIFWSISSVDWLPSSRPQQVHEDVSSQLHPGAIVLLHGNSKAVVEAMDPILKTIRERGYTVETLDQILPPMPADATGSNE; encoded by the coding sequence TTGAACAGCCTATTTCGCAGCTTGGCCCTGTTTCTCCTTTTCGGCATCATGGGATATCTATTCCTGCAACCGCTGTCGGTGGTGCCTGATGAACAGGTGCCGGCCCGTTTCGGAACCTCCTCCAAGGGCGCCACCGAAAAATACGGCTGGGGATTTGTTCGTTCCGAAAATGAAAATCCCCCTTATGTTCCAGAGTGGCAAAAAAAACAGCTGCAGGAATACGGCGCCGCCTACATGGGCGACAACAGCCGCAAGGCTGTCGCCATCACCTTCGACATGGGTTATGAACTGGAAGGCGCCACACCGCGCATTCTCGATACCCTGGCTGCCCACAACGCCAAGGCGACCTTTTTCCTGGCCGGACACTGGGTGAAGACACAGCCCGACCTGCTCCGGCGCATGATCGCCGAAGGCCATACGGTGGCCAATCACACCTGGAACCACCTCAGCCTGCCAGATATCTCTACAGAAAAGCTCACAGAAGAGATCCTATCGCTGCACAGGGACATCCAGCAGGCCTCCTGCACAGATTATCAGGCCAAATACCTGCGGCCTCCCAGAGGTGAGTACAGCCGCAAATCCTTGGAATCAACGAAAAACCTCGGTTATCGGACCATTTTCTGGAGCATCTCCTCAGTGGACTGGCTGCCATCGTCACGACCCCAGCAGGTTCATGAAGATGTAAGCAGCCAACTCCACCCCGGCGCCATCGTTCTGCTCCACGGCAACTCAAAAGCTGTCGTCGAAGCGATGGACCCCATCTTAAAAACCATTCGAGAACGGGGATATACAGTGGAGACGCTGGATCAGATACTCCCGCCGATGCCCGCCGACGCAACCGGTTCGAACGAATAA
- a CDS encoding ribonuclease HII — MAKSSLLLKESWIERESLLRRKGFHVIAGVDEAGRGSLAGPVVAAAVILPLGCMMEGLNDSKKLSPARREALAVEIKRLALAWGIGIVSSQVIDRIGIVPSTFRAMSLAIDRLGDRPDYLIVDGNQKVPGYEGTQEALIDGDALAAPVAAASILAKVVRDGLMKRYSLFFPGYGFEQHKGYGTQAHRSAILEQGTCLLHRETFVHLRRPEGG, encoded by the coding sequence GTGGCTAAGAGCAGTCTTTTATTGAAGGAATCATGGATAGAACGGGAATCGCTGCTGCGTCGTAAGGGGTTCCACGTGATTGCCGGTGTCGACGAGGCCGGTCGGGGTTCTTTGGCCGGTCCGGTGGTGGCTGCAGCGGTGATCCTTCCGCTCGGCTGTATGATGGAGGGATTGAACGATTCCAAAAAACTGTCGCCAGCGCGTCGAGAGGCTTTGGCAGTGGAGATCAAGCGCTTGGCTTTGGCATGGGGGATCGGTATCGTATCGTCACAGGTAATCGACCGGATCGGCATTGTTCCGTCAACCTTTCGGGCAATGTCTCTGGCGATCGATCGATTGGGTGACAGGCCCGATTACCTGATTGTCGACGGGAATCAAAAAGTCCCCGGTTATGAGGGGACGCAAGAGGCGTTGATCGATGGAGACGCCTTGGCGGCGCCGGTGGCGGCCGCATCGATCCTGGCCAAGGTGGTTCGCGATGGTTTGATGAAGCGGTATTCTCTGTTTTTTCCCGGCTATGGTTTTGAACAGCACAAAGGCTATGGCACGCAGGCGCATCGTTCGGCGATCCTGGAACAGGGAACCTGTTTGTTGCATCGGGAGACTTTCGTACACCTGCGTCGACCAGAGGGGGGTTGA
- a CDS encoding flagellar hook-length control protein FliK, which translates to MDISQILGRALLFGRGQRNRPEGVNWKVGAIVDGLVLEMLLKDTYAVNVEGKKLTLQSPYPLSPGEAIRLEVQGHSEGQVRARLLPLESRDAAGDRAATLLRQAGMDDTPQNRMILRSLTASMLGLTRENFQQVARAMALLGNTGEQSSQTAAFALKSAIPMGGEMLRLLQSAFTGEPLQGLQDWLNEAKAVIKAQGGDVPEGLLKLEAELVKTLPESKDPAEVLARKLARLLESQMLVSRGERGGLSQSRSTPVNRLDVAVAPGAMNRGGDPFVEAGASSDAGATGRSGRAAVEPSVRDNIATDRPAAERVSGEKAAQGMAEGTARDRTIALAQQIARAVREVESFFTSRGVDAADLISRGVAIEERLAGHQVLQGLDKGIQGDNDYLSFTIPYRLAGGKEGYGQLRVYKDGKNRTLDPENVRLALVLDTEHLGFISIELAVRRKEVQSRVTVVDPAVMKAGQVAWPELQQALAEQGFHLGGANWRVGPPADLRPAPAEAPMSSELGRLNIRI; encoded by the coding sequence GTGGATATCAGCCAGATCCTGGGACGGGCATTGCTTTTCGGCAGGGGGCAACGAAACAGGCCTGAAGGGGTTAACTGGAAGGTCGGCGCCATTGTCGATGGACTGGTGCTGGAGATGCTGCTCAAAGACACTTATGCGGTGAATGTAGAGGGAAAAAAGCTGACGCTCCAATCGCCATACCCTTTGTCTCCCGGCGAGGCGATCCGGTTGGAGGTACAGGGTCATAGTGAGGGGCAGGTGAGGGCGCGGCTGCTGCCGCTGGAAAGCCGCGATGCTGCCGGAGACCGGGCGGCGACTCTGCTGAGGCAGGCCGGTATGGACGATACGCCGCAGAATCGGATGATCTTGAGATCCCTCACGGCTTCTATGCTGGGGTTGACGCGGGAGAACTTTCAGCAGGTGGCTCGGGCAATGGCCTTGCTCGGCAATACGGGGGAACAGTCGTCCCAGACGGCCGCTTTTGCCCTCAAGTCGGCGATTCCTATGGGAGGGGAAATGCTGCGCCTGTTGCAATCGGCTTTTACTGGCGAGCCGCTGCAAGGCCTGCAGGATTGGCTCAATGAGGCCAAGGCCGTGATCAAAGCCCAAGGGGGAGATGTGCCGGAAGGGCTGCTTAAGCTGGAGGCTGAGCTTGTCAAGACGCTGCCCGAATCTAAGGATCCGGCGGAGGTGCTCGCCCGGAAGTTGGCGCGCCTCTTGGAAAGTCAAATGCTTGTCTCTAGGGGTGAACGGGGCGGACTCAGTCAGTCCCGTTCAACGCCCGTCAATCGGTTAGATGTTGCCGTTGCTCCCGGTGCGATGAACCGGGGTGGCGATCCTTTTGTAGAAGCAGGCGCGTCTTCTGATGCCGGAGCGACGGGGAGATCGGGCAGGGCGGCCGTTGAGCCCTCTGTTCGGGACAACATTGCGACAGACCGACCGGCGGCAGAACGGGTGAGCGGGGAAAAAGCCGCCCAGGGTATGGCGGAGGGAACGGCCAGAGACAGGACAATAGCGCTGGCGCAGCAGATCGCCCGAGCTGTCCGGGAGGTGGAATCCTTTTTTACCAGCCGGGGCGTAGACGCTGCTGACCTGATTTCTCGGGGGGTGGCGATCGAGGAACGTTTGGCTGGTCACCAGGTGTTGCAGGGCCTTGACAAGGGGATTCAAGGCGATAATGACTATCTGTCCTTTACGATCCCTTACCGGTTGGCCGGGGGAAAGGAGGGTTACGGCCAACTCCGTGTCTATAAAGACGGAAAAAACCGCACCCTTGATCCGGAAAATGTTCGCTTGGCGCTCGTCCTCGATACGGAACACCTCGGTTTTATCTCCATCGAGCTGGCGGTGCGGCGCAAGGAGGTCCAGAGCAGGGTGACGGTGGTCGATCCGGCCGTCATGAAAGCCGGACAGGTTGCTTGGCCCGAACTGCAGCAGGCGCTGGCTGAACAGGGTTTTCACCTGGGCGGGGCGAACTGGCGCGTCGGTCCGCCGGCGGATCTGCGCCCGGCGCCGGCGGAGGCCCCGATGAGCTCTGAACTTGGCCGTTTGAATATCCGCATCTAG